The following are from one region of the Pantoea cypripedii genome:
- a CDS encoding Kdo hydroxylase family protein: protein MSEITTNYDNAIYSLPLGHWSSDTESSMSAVDALEKGKVIFLPNLSFSLTDEEMLLLDPALVDPKRKNISYQPLKNKLAGVATAIHEPAISLLLQRHYQACLQLIAAILPEYQQKLHSPTNSLRLHPVKEWTQNTSWRKDDRRLHVDAFPSRPNYGERILRIFTNINPTAENRSWRVGETFPTLAQRFLPRLKGYSPLLSRLQYTFGITKSLRSHYDHLMLQLHDAMKADADYQKNGPQVAIEFPSGSSWICFSDGTPHAAMGGQFMLEQTFLLPVDAMQEPKNAPLKILESLLHKPLI, encoded by the coding sequence ATGTCAGAAATAACAACTAATTATGATAATGCTATTTATTCACTACCTCTTGGTCATTGGAGCAGCGATACAGAGTCCTCGATGTCGGCCGTTGATGCACTTGAGAAAGGTAAAGTCATCTTCTTACCCAACCTTAGTTTTTCGCTGACAGATGAGGAGATGCTATTACTTGACCCGGCATTGGTTGATCCGAAACGTAAAAACATTAGCTACCAACCGCTAAAAAATAAACTTGCCGGGGTGGCGACGGCGATACACGAGCCAGCTATTAGTCTACTCCTGCAGCGGCATTATCAGGCTTGTCTTCAGTTGATTGCGGCGATCCTTCCCGAATATCAGCAAAAACTACATAGTCCTACTAATAGCCTGCGTCTGCATCCGGTAAAAGAATGGACGCAAAACACCTCATGGCGTAAAGACGACCGTCGCTTGCACGTAGATGCGTTCCCTTCGCGGCCTAATTACGGCGAACGTATTCTGCGTATCTTCACTAATATTAACCCCACAGCAGAAAATCGTTCGTGGCGGGTCGGGGAAACGTTCCCGACACTTGCACAACGATTTCTACCGCGCCTGAAAGGTTACTCTCCGTTACTCAGCAGGCTGCAATACACATTCGGGATAACCAAAAGCCTGCGTAGTCACTACGACCATTTAATGCTGCAACTTCACGATGCAATGAAAGCCGATGCTGATTATCAGAAGAACGGTCCCCAGGTTGCGATCGAATTTCCTTCCGGTAGCAGTTGGATCTGTTTTTCAGATGGGACGCCGCATGCCGCTATGGGCGGACAATTTATGCTGGAACAAACTTTCCTTTTGCCGGTGGACGCCATGCAGGAACCAAAGAATGCACCACTGAAGATACTAGAGTCTTTACTGCATAAACCGTTGATTTAA
- a CDS encoding ShlB/FhaC/HecB family hemolysin secretion/activation protein, translating into MMAKTGKWLALGVMLISVNSVAAPLTPGDRDFIQTQQQQRLQQDQQQRDALSQAVSPQSTSAAASGQAGPCFPVHHIEIRNTTLISTRQQQALTASYINQCLNLAKINSLVHDISDWYMQRGYITSRAFISEQDLSQGQLIIPVLEGKLDAIRLDGKHPLMLAMAFPGLEGRILNLRDIEQGMEQINRVRSTPVQIEILPSPRVGYSVVNLTEHPEFPLSASLGFDNSGQKSTGVGQLTASLVGNNLLGLADRWFVSGGRSSAFSDWRDAQNLQTGVSVPYGYGLLDYSYSWSNYHSNFVNNGFTWFSSGDNIAHRLNGSWVLFRNGDIKTGVQLGLNHYSSRNYLNDTLLESSSRKITSIQFGINHTQKIFGGIATLNPTFSRGMPWFEAESDAGKTGDLPKAEFRKWSISASFQRPVTSKLWWLSSLYAQWSPDRLYGSERLTIGGESSVRGFKEQYLSGDSGGYLRNELNYSLFTLPVMGEISALAAVDGGWLKSDAQDRESTGTLWGSAVGLSTRNKYFYTQYTLGIPLSYPGYLHPDHVSIYARIGLVF; encoded by the coding sequence ATGATGGCAAAAACAGGGAAGTGGCTGGCGCTGGGCGTCATGCTGATATCTGTAAACAGTGTAGCCGCACCATTAACACCCGGCGACCGTGATTTTATTCAGACTCAGCAGCAGCAACGTCTGCAACAGGACCAGCAGCAGCGCGATGCACTGTCGCAGGCCGTGTCGCCGCAGAGCACGTCAGCGGCGGCTTCAGGCCAGGCTGGCCCCTGTTTTCCTGTTCACCATATTGAGATCCGCAATACCACGCTGATATCAACCCGACAGCAACAGGCACTCACCGCATCTTATATTAATCAGTGTCTGAATCTGGCAAAAATTAATTCGCTGGTGCATGACATTTCTGACTGGTATATGCAGCGCGGCTATATCACCAGCCGGGCATTTATCAGCGAGCAGGACCTGTCGCAGGGGCAGTTAATTATTCCGGTACTGGAAGGGAAATTAGATGCCATCCGTCTCGACGGTAAACATCCGTTAATGCTGGCGATGGCCTTTCCCGGTCTTGAGGGCCGGATCCTCAACCTGCGTGATATTGAGCAGGGTATGGAGCAGATTAACCGCGTGCGCAGCACCCCGGTACAGATTGAAATTCTGCCGTCCCCCAGAGTGGGTTATTCGGTGGTGAACCTGACCGAACATCCGGAATTTCCCCTCAGCGCGTCACTCGGCTTTGATAACAGCGGGCAGAAGAGTACCGGCGTCGGCCAGCTCACTGCTTCACTGGTGGGGAATAACCTGCTGGGTCTGGCGGATCGCTGGTTTGTCAGCGGCGGACGCAGCAGTGCCTTCAGTGACTGGCGTGACGCACAGAACCTGCAGACCGGGGTCAGCGTACCTTATGGCTATGGCCTGCTGGATTACAGCTACAGCTGGAGCAACTACCACAGCAACTTCGTGAATAACGGCTTCACCTGGTTCAGCTCGGGCGACAACATTGCGCATCGCCTCAATGGCTCCTGGGTGTTGTTCCGCAATGGCGATATCAAAACCGGCGTGCAGCTCGGACTGAACCATTATTCCAGTCGTAACTACCTCAACGACACACTTCTGGAAAGCAGCAGCCGCAAAATCACCAGCATCCAGTTCGGTATCAACCATACCCAGAAAATCTTCGGTGGTATCGCCACCCTGAATCCGACGTTCAGCCGGGGTATGCCGTGGTTTGAGGCTGAAAGCGACGCGGGTAAAACCGGTGATTTACCCAAAGCGGAGTTCCGCAAATGGAGCATCAGTGCCAGCTTCCAGCGCCCGGTGACCAGCAAACTCTGGTGGCTCAGCAGCCTTTACGCCCAGTGGTCACCGGACCGGCTGTACGGCAGCGAACGCCTGACAATCGGTGGTGAAAGTTCGGTGCGCGGCTTTAAAGAACAGTATCTGTCCGGCGACAGCGGTGGCTACCTGCGCAATGAACTGAATTACAGCCTGTTTACCCTGCCGGTGATGGGCGAAATCAGCGCCCTGGCCGCCGTCGATGGCGGCTGGCTGAAAAGTGATGCGCAGGACCGCGAATCCACCGGCACGCTGTGGGGCAGTGCGGTGGGCCTCAGCACCCGCAATAAATACTTCTACACCCAGTACACGCTCGGCATCCCGCTGAGTTATCCCGGTTATCTGCATCCGGATCACGTCAGTATCTATGCCCGTATCGGGCTGGTTTTCTAA